In the genome of Sphingomonas sp. LR60, the window TCGCCGGCTATTATACGTCGGAGATCGGCATCACGCAGGAGCGCGAATATCTGCCCGTCCCCGGCAGCTATGATGGCGCCTTCCCCTATTCCAACGTCAACAAGGTCTATTCCTCATGATCGCCAACCGTCGCAACGTCCTCGCCGGTGCCGGCGGCCTCGCCGCGCTCGGGCTGTTCGGGGTCTCGGCCCAGGCCGCGCAGCTCGGCGCGATCGGGCTCCAGCTCTATACCATTCGCGAGATCTTCGGGCCGGACCCGATGGGCACGCTCGAGAAGGTCGCCAAGATCGGCTACCGCGAGATCGAATATGGCGGTGGCGGCTATGACAAGATGGACCATGCCGCATTGCGCCGCACGCAGGACCGGCTCGGGCTGAAGGCGCCGTCGGTCCACGTCCCCTATGAGTGGCTGCTCGCCGACTTCAACGCCGTCGTAAAGATGGCCAAGACGCTGGGTGCCGACACGATCATCCTGCCGTACATGACGGACCAGCATCGCAACGAGGCCGCCTGGAACACGGCGCTCAAGGACTTCAATC includes:
- a CDS encoding sugar phosphate isomerase/epimerase family protein, producing the protein MIANRRNVLAGAGGLAALGLFGVSAQAAQLGAIGLQLYTIREIFGPDPMGTLEKVAKIGYREIEYGGGGYDKMDHAALRRTQDRLGLKAPSVHVPYEWLLADFNAVVKMAKTLGADTIILPYMTDQHRNEAAWNTALKDFNRFARDLKKVGLAFAYHNHDFEFTVKPGGVSLYDRLLKETDPALVKLEIDLFWAITAGQDPATLIRKNAGRIYAYHVKDKRADGSMCAVGEGKIDFGAIFKMNRVAGVKHFYVENDECPAPYLPDITTSFNTLRKLTF